In a single window of the Streptomyces sp. NBC_00353 genome:
- a CDS encoding DUF397 domain-containing protein: MAESTTTQQTFAGWDKPDLDLSNADWQSGTQGAGDVQIAFVEGFIAMRNAGKPGSPSLIFTPAEWRAFVVNARDGEFDLT, from the coding sequence GTGGCGGAGAGCACCACCACCCAGCAGACCTTTGCCGGCTGGGACAAGCCGGACCTCGACCTCAGCAACGCCGACTGGCAGTCGGGCACACAGGGTGCCGGGGATGTCCAGATCGCCTTCGTCGAGGGATTCATCGCGATGCGCAACGCCGGTAAGCCCGGCAGCCCTTCGCTGATTTTCACCCCGGCCGAATGGCGGGCCTTCGTGGTCAACGCCCGCGACGGCGAGTTCGACCTCACCTGA
- a CDS encoding thiolase domain-containing protein translates to MSKEPVAVVGIGQTKHVSARRDVSLAGLVREAAVRALEDAALTWADIDAVVIGKAPDFFEGLMMPELYLADALGAVGKPMLRVHTAGSVGGSTALVAAGLVAARVHRTVLTLAFEKQSESNAMWGLSLPIPFQQPLLAGAGGFFAPHVRAYMRRTGAPDTVGSLVAYKDRRNALKNPYAHIHDPDITLEKVQAAPMLWDPIRYSETCPSSDGACAMILTDRTGAGRSPHPPAWVHGGAMRSEPTLFAGKDFVSPQAGKDCAADVYRQAGITDPRREIDAVEMYVPFSWYEPMWLENLGFAAEGEGWKLTESGVTELDGDLPVNPSGGVLSTNPIGASGMIRFAEAALQVRGQAGEHQVPGARKALGHAYGGGAQFFSMWLVGAEPPRT, encoded by the coding sequence ATGTCTAAGGAGCCCGTGGCCGTCGTCGGCATCGGCCAGACCAAGCATGTCTCCGCCCGCCGGGACGTCTCCCTCGCCGGTCTCGTCCGCGAAGCAGCCGTACGCGCGCTGGAGGACGCCGCCCTGACCTGGGCGGACATCGACGCCGTCGTCATCGGCAAGGCACCCGACTTCTTCGAGGGCCTGATGATGCCGGAGCTCTATCTCGCCGACGCCCTCGGCGCGGTCGGCAAACCGATGCTCCGCGTGCACACCGCGGGCTCGGTCGGTGGTTCCACCGCGCTCGTCGCCGCCGGTCTCGTTGCCGCGCGGGTGCACCGCACCGTGCTCACCCTGGCCTTCGAGAAGCAGTCCGAGTCCAACGCCATGTGGGGTCTGTCGCTGCCCATCCCGTTCCAGCAGCCGCTGCTCGCGGGCGCGGGCGGCTTCTTCGCCCCGCACGTGCGCGCGTACATGCGCCGCACCGGGGCGCCCGACACGGTCGGTTCCCTCGTCGCCTACAAGGACCGGCGCAACGCGCTCAAGAACCCGTACGCGCACATCCACGACCCGGACATCACCCTGGAGAAGGTCCAGGCCGCACCGATGCTCTGGGACCCGATCCGCTACTCCGAGACCTGCCCGTCCTCGGACGGCGCGTGCGCGATGATCCTCACCGACCGGACGGGCGCCGGCCGTTCGCCGCACCCGCCCGCCTGGGTGCACGGCGGCGCGATGCGCAGTGAACCGACCCTGTTCGCCGGCAAGGACTTCGTCTCGCCGCAGGCGGGCAAGGACTGTGCGGCCGATGTGTACCGGCAGGCCGGGATCACCGACCCGCGCCGGGAGATCGACGCCGTGGAGATGTACGTCCCGTTCTCCTGGTACGAGCCGATGTGGCTGGAGAATCTCGGCTTCGCAGCCGAGGGGGAGGGCTGGAAGCTCACCGAATCCGGGGTCACCGAACTCGACGGCGACCTGCCGGTGAATCCCTCGGGCGGCGTGCTCTCCACCAACCCCATCGGCGCGTCCGGCATGATCCGCTTCGCCGAAGCGGCCCTGCAGGTACGCGGACAGGCGGGCGAACACCAGGTGCCGGGCGCCCGCAAGGCGCTCGGCCACGCGTACGGCGGCGGGGCGCAGTTCTTCTCCATGTGGTTGGTCGGAGCCGAGCCTCCTCGTACCTGA
- a CDS encoding pyridoxine/pyridoxamine 5'-phosphate oxidase — protein MTELRQLLRDIEVFQGELPAFDPRTAPDTPVELFTEWLLHALDSGVREPHAMTLSTAGTDGNPTARTLILKDVSVQGWQFASDAGSVKGRDLADRPFAALTFYWPQSARQVRVRGPVVADGAERSAADFLARGPGARAEALLGRQSSPLTDLAVRDAAVRQSLARVEREPDLVAPGWTLYSVRPQTVEFWQGDGQRNHTRLNYRVTDAGWVRELLWP, from the coding sequence ATGACCGAGCTGCGTCAGTTGCTGCGTGACATCGAGGTGTTCCAGGGCGAGTTGCCCGCATTCGATCCGCGGACCGCCCCTGACACGCCCGTGGAACTGTTCACCGAGTGGCTGCTGCACGCGCTGGACTCCGGGGTCCGCGAGCCGCACGCGATGACTCTGTCGACGGCGGGTACCGACGGGAATCCCACCGCCCGCACGCTGATCCTCAAGGACGTATCCGTGCAGGGCTGGCAGTTCGCTTCGGACGCGGGCAGTGTCAAAGGGCGCGATCTCGCGGACCGCCCGTTCGCCGCGCTCACCTTCTACTGGCCGCAGTCGGCCCGCCAGGTCCGGGTGCGCGGCCCCGTCGTCGCCGACGGCGCCGAGCGGAGCGCCGCGGACTTCCTGGCCCGTGGACCGGGGGCCAGGGCGGAGGCGCTGCTCGGACGGCAGAGCAGCCCGCTGACGGATCTCGCGGTACGTGACGCGGCGGTACGTCAGTCGCTCGCCCGGGTGGAGCGGGAGCCGGATCTCGTGGCGCCGGGATGGACCCTGTACTCGGTGCGGCCGCAGACCGTGGAGTTCTGGCAGGGCGACGGACAGCGCAACCACACCCGGCTCAACTATCGCGTCACGGACGCCGGTTGGGTGCGCGAGCTGCTGTGGCCCTGA
- a CDS encoding CGNR zinc finger domain-containing protein, producing the protein MSDTRLALDLALTVRHDGRGGVADDLGTPEGLTAWVRERPGLFGPVPGAGGRAADSAPADVPAVDAWEADDESLAAVRSLRAAVRALFAHAVRPDEPSPADARHLMPVPEALDRLNAAAAAVPTVPRLDWPDAGDPLASHHPAGAARLKDALPAALARALIGFLAGPDRAALRACHAPRCVRYFIKEHPRQEWCKPSCGNRARVARHHERHRSSHP; encoded by the coding sequence ATGTCCGACACCCGACTCGCCCTCGACCTGGCCCTCACCGTCCGCCACGACGGACGGGGCGGTGTCGCCGACGACCTCGGCACCCCGGAGGGGCTGACCGCCTGGGTGCGCGAACGGCCCGGCCTGTTCGGGCCCGTCCCGGGGGCCGGCGGCCGGGCGGCCGACTCCGCGCCGGCCGATGTCCCGGCGGTCGATGCCTGGGAGGCCGACGACGAGAGCCTCGCTGCCGTACGGTCCCTGCGTGCCGCCGTCCGGGCGCTCTTCGCGCACGCCGTACGTCCCGACGAACCGAGTCCCGCCGACGCCCGGCACCTGATGCCCGTACCCGAGGCACTCGACCGGCTCAATGCCGCGGCCGCAGCTGTCCCGACCGTCCCGCGTCTGGACTGGCCGGACGCGGGCGACCCCCTCGCCTCCCACCACCCGGCCGGCGCAGCGCGGCTCAAGGACGCCCTGCCCGCCGCTCTGGCCCGCGCCCTGATCGGCTTCCTCGCCGGACCGGACCGCGCCGCACTGCGTGCCTGTCACGCCCCACGGTGCGTGCGCTACTTCATCAAGGAGCATCCCCGCCAGGAGTGGTGCAAGCCCTCCTGCGGCAACCGCGCCCGGGTGGCCCGCCACCATGAGCGGCACCGCTCGTCGCACCCGTAG
- a CDS encoding terpene synthase family protein: protein MAQPFTLPDFYVAYPARLNPHVEEARQHTKSWARSIGMVEGSGIWEEKDLDSHDYALLCAYTHPDCSAEALSLVTDWYVWVFFFDDHFLELFKRTPDREGGKQYLDRLPAFMPMERGARTPEPTNPVEAGLADLWERTVPSMSDAWRARFAEATENLLNESLWELANINEGRIANPVEYIEMRRKVGGAPWSAGLVEYAAGAEVPDSVADERALRVLRDAFSDGVHLRNDLFSYQREVEDEGENSNGVLVLETFLNCSTQEAAEAVNDLLTSRLQQFENTALTELGPLCAAKGLDPTETAAVLAYVKGLQDWQSGGHEWHMRSSRYMNDGGAGEAAVGFGMSAASIRFTPRSEPARLRSHTHVPYRHVGPSLLPEFDLPFGTTLSPHLDGARVRLVDWARRMGILEAQPGVPGSHIWDEERLVAIDLPLCAAGLHPDATADELDLSSGWLAWGTYGDDWFPVVHGRARDLAGARLANERLSLFMPLDGSATPEPVNALERGLADLWQRTAAPTDDRARRALRTAIESMTASWLWELANQAQNRIPDPVDYIEMRRLTFGSDLTMSLCRLGHGKKVPEEIYRSGPLRSLENAASDYAALLNDLFSYQKEIEYEGEVHNGVLVVQNFFGVDYPTAVAIVHDLMNSRLRQFLHVAEQELPVLYDDFGLDSEAREILAGYVEELEHWIAGILIWHRDCRRYREGDLRRGSGTPWHLSGPTGLGVSAARVTALFAQPSATSV from the coding sequence ATGGCTCAGCCCTTCACCCTGCCGGACTTCTATGTTGCGTATCCGGCGCGGCTCAACCCCCATGTCGAGGAGGCGCGACAGCACACCAAGTCCTGGGCGCGCAGCATAGGGATGGTGGAAGGGTCCGGCATCTGGGAGGAGAAGGATCTCGACTCCCATGACTACGCGCTGCTGTGCGCGTACACCCACCCCGACTGCTCGGCGGAGGCCCTGTCACTGGTCACCGACTGGTATGTGTGGGTGTTCTTCTTCGACGACCACTTCCTGGAGCTGTTCAAGCGCACCCCCGACCGGGAGGGCGGCAAGCAGTATCTGGACCGGCTGCCGGCGTTCATGCCGATGGAACGAGGGGCGCGGACACCCGAGCCGACGAACCCGGTCGAGGCGGGGCTGGCCGATCTGTGGGAGCGGACGGTGCCGAGCATGTCCGACGCCTGGCGGGCCCGGTTCGCGGAGGCGACCGAGAACCTGCTCAACGAGTCGCTGTGGGAACTCGCCAATATCAACGAGGGCCGCATCGCGAACCCCGTGGAGTACATCGAGATGCGCCGCAAGGTGGGTGGCGCGCCATGGTCGGCGGGGCTCGTGGAGTACGCGGCGGGCGCCGAGGTCCCCGATTCGGTGGCCGACGAGCGGGCGCTGCGGGTGCTGCGGGACGCCTTCTCCGACGGTGTGCATCTGCGCAACGACCTTTTCTCGTACCAGCGGGAGGTCGAGGACGAGGGCGAGAACAGCAACGGTGTGCTGGTGCTGGAGACGTTTCTGAACTGCTCCACCCAGGAGGCCGCCGAGGCGGTGAACGATCTGCTGACCTCACGGCTCCAGCAGTTCGAGAACACCGCGCTCACCGAACTCGGGCCGCTGTGCGCGGCGAAGGGGCTCGATCCGACGGAGACCGCGGCGGTGCTCGCGTACGTCAAGGGGTTGCAGGACTGGCAGTCCGGCGGCCATGAGTGGCACATGCGCTCCAGCCGCTACATGAACGACGGCGGGGCGGGCGAGGCCGCCGTCGGCTTCGGTATGTCCGCCGCGTCGATCCGCTTCACACCGCGCTCGGAGCCGGCCCGGCTGCGCAGCCACACCCATGTGCCCTACCGGCACGTCGGCCCGTCACTGCTGCCCGAATTCGACCTGCCGTTCGGTACGACGCTCAGTCCGCATCTGGACGGGGCGCGGGTCCGGCTCGTCGACTGGGCGCGCCGGATGGGGATCCTGGAGGCGCAGCCGGGGGTGCCGGGCTCGCACATCTGGGACGAGGAGCGGCTCGTCGCAATCGATCTGCCGTTGTGCGCGGCGGGTCTGCACCCGGACGCGACGGCGGACGAGCTGGATCTCTCCTCGGGATGGTTGGCCTGGGGTACATACGGCGACGACTGGTTCCCGGTGGTGCACGGGCGGGCCCGGGACCTGGCCGGGGCGCGGCTGGCCAATGAGCGTCTCTCGCTGTTCATGCCGCTGGACGGCTCCGCGACGCCGGAGCCGGTCAATGCGCTGGAGCGCGGTCTCGCCGATCTCTGGCAGCGGACGGCGGCCCCGACGGACGACCGCGCGCGGCGCGCGTTGCGCACGGCCATCGAGTCGATGACGGCGAGCTGGCTCTGGGAGCTGGCCAACCAGGCACAGAACCGCATCCCGGACCCGGTGGACTACATCGAGATGCGGCGGCTGACGTTCGGTTCGGACCTCACGATGAGTCTGTGCCGGCTCGGTCACGGCAAGAAGGTGCCGGAGGAGATCTACCGCAGCGGCCCGCTGCGCTCCCTGGAGAACGCGGCGTCGGACTATGCCGCGCTGCTCAACGACCTGTTCTCGTACCAGAAGGAGATCGAGTACGAGGGTGAGGTGCACAACGGCGTCCTGGTCGTGCAGAACTTCTTCGGGGTCGACTATCCGACCGCGGTGGCGATCGTGCACGACCTGATGAACTCGCGGCTGCGCCAGTTCCTCCACGTCGCTGAGCAGGAACTCCCGGTCCTGTACGACGACTTCGGGCTGGACTCCGAGGCCAGGGAGATCCTGGCGGGTTACGTGGAGGAGCTCGAGCACTGGATCGCCGGCATCCTGATCTGGCACCGGGACTGCCGCCGCTACCGCGAGGGGGACCTGCGGCGGGGCTCCGGCACCCCGTGGCACCTCAGCGGTCCCACGGGGCTCGGTGTCTCGGCGGCGCGGGTCACCGCGCTGTTCGCTCAGCCCTCCGCCACCAGCGTGTAG
- a CDS encoding N-acetylmuramoyl-L-alanine amidase, translated as MTSKQRTRLTLALTTVGALSLALLSPAAQAGADGVRPECPRGLDCDWVPAAYQQTGDPADKETYGNYDTADRPHSNKIKFIVLHDTEEDFDTTLKIFQNPLKQTSAHYVVRSGDGHVTQMVKDKDVAWQAGNWYVNTHSIGIEQEGVAVEGAKWYTPEMYNSTAKLVRYLAAKYDIPLDRQHIIGHDGVPPTSAAGTKNMHWDPGTYWDWNRFMALLGKPTTVPSAPKSSPLVTVSPRFKDNKQAFRDCEKNVDLPVQGSSAVPLHTEPSADAPLFSDPGLHTDGSPGTNCAADWGSKISATQQAVVADHAPGWTAIWWYGQKAWFETPAKARTTVPTAGYVVRPKAGRTDVPVYGVAYPEKSEYPADFADQRVGTPLPYTIKAGQSYPGGGEAPTGFFYAPTIDASYPLDHMYFKGGEKYVTVQIGHRIAFVKASEVDVVRVR; from the coding sequence ATGACGTCCAAGCAGAGGACCAGACTCACGCTCGCCCTGACCACCGTCGGCGCCCTGAGTCTCGCGCTGCTCTCTCCCGCGGCGCAGGCCGGAGCGGACGGGGTGCGGCCCGAGTGTCCCCGCGGCCTCGACTGCGACTGGGTCCCGGCGGCCTATCAGCAGACCGGCGATCCGGCCGACAAGGAGACGTACGGCAACTACGACACCGCGGACCGCCCACACAGTAACAAGATCAAATTCATCGTTCTGCATGACACCGAAGAAGACTTCGACACCACCCTGAAGATCTTCCAGAACCCGCTGAAGCAGACCTCGGCCCACTACGTGGTGCGCTCGGGCGACGGCCATGTCACCCAGATGGTCAAGGACAAGGACGTCGCCTGGCAGGCGGGCAACTGGTACGTCAACACCCACTCCATCGGCATCGAGCAGGAGGGTGTCGCCGTCGAGGGCGCCAAGTGGTACACCCCGGAGATGTACAACTCGACGGCGAAGCTGGTGCGTTATCTCGCCGCCAAGTACGACATCCCGCTCGACCGGCAGCACATCATCGGCCACGACGGCGTTCCGCCCACCAGCGCGGCCGGTACCAAGAACATGCACTGGGACCCGGGAACGTACTGGGACTGGAACCGCTTCATGGCACTGCTCGGCAAGCCGACGACCGTGCCGAGCGCACCGAAGAGCAGCCCGCTCGTCACCGTCAGCCCCCGCTTCAAGGACAACAAGCAGGCGTTCCGGGACTGTGAGAAGAACGTCGACCTGCCGGTTCAGGGCAGCAGCGCCGTCCCGCTCCACACAGAACCGTCCGCCGACGCACCGCTCTTCTCCGACCCGGGCCTGCACACCGACGGCTCGCCCGGCACGAACTGCGCGGCCGACTGGGGCAGCAAGATCAGCGCGACTCAGCAGGCGGTGGTCGCAGACCACGCGCCCGGTTGGACGGCGATCTGGTGGTACGGCCAGAAGGCCTGGTTCGAGACTCCCGCGAAAGCCCGGACCACCGTGCCGACCGCCGGCTACGTCGTCCGGCCGAAGGCCGGCCGTACCGATGTGCCGGTGTACGGGGTGGCCTACCCGGAGAAGTCGGAGTACCCGGCGGACTTCGCGGACCAGCGGGTGGGAACACCACTGCCCTACACCATCAAGGCCGGACAGTCGTACCCCGGCGGGGGCGAGGCGCCGACCGGGTTCTTCTACGCGCCGACGATCGATGCGTCGTATCCGCTGGACCACATGTACTTCAAGGGCGGGGAGAAGTACGTGACGGTGCAGATCGGGCACCGGATCGCGTTCGTTAAGGCGTCGGAGGTGGATGTGGTGCGGGTGCGTTGA
- a CDS encoding ACT domain-containing protein has translation MTGERDLRTLLSGMRPELNAGRYVFTTVPDGAAPTGVAPVVTVTECEGLTLVLPEEEAVAAGLTYDYVAAWITLRVHSALDAVGLTAAVALALTDAGVSCNVVAGYHHDHLFVPHGRGTEAVGVLEALAAESGQDAPDMP, from the coding sequence ATGACTGGTGAGCGCGACCTGCGAACCCTGCTGAGCGGTATGAGGCCGGAGCTGAACGCCGGCCGGTACGTCTTCACCACGGTGCCCGACGGTGCTGCGCCCACCGGTGTCGCTCCCGTGGTGACGGTCACCGAGTGCGAAGGGCTGACCCTGGTGCTCCCGGAGGAGGAAGCCGTCGCCGCAGGGCTGACGTACGACTATGTCGCGGCCTGGATCACCCTGCGCGTCCACTCCGCGCTGGACGCCGTGGGGCTCACCGCCGCCGTGGCGCTCGCTCTCACCGACGCAGGGGTGAGCTGCAATGTGGTGGCCGGCTACCACCACGACCACCTGTTCGTCCCACACGGACGCGGTACCGAGGCGGTGGGTGTCCTGGAGGCGCTGGCCGCGGAGTCCGGCCAGGATGCGCCGGACATGCCCTGA
- a CDS encoding glycoside hydrolase family 95 protein has protein sequence MLWYRAPAADWERESLPIGGGALGASVHGTLASERLTFNEKTLWTGGPGSAQGYDFGNWTAPRPGALTAVQQRLDSEGAIDPDSVAAELGQARRGYGAYQVFGDLLLDLPNAPAAPDASYRRALDLRTALATVTYTHQDVHHTREFFVSHPGSVIAGRLGADRPGRVSFTLRYTSPRSDFTATAAGDRLTVRGALKDNGLRFEAQIRVRTSGGRVTAGPDGTLTVTDADSAWFVLAAATDYADHYPAYRGDDPHHTVTRTVDEAAGTSYEKIRAAHVRDHGTLFDRVALDIGQQLPDLPTDQLLARYTGGTSPADRALEALFFQYGRYLLIASSRAGSLPANLQGVWNNSTTPPWSADYHSNINLQMNYWLAEVTNLAETTAPYDRYIEAMRAPGRRTAKEMFGTAGWVVHNETNPYGFTGVHDWSTAFWFPEAAAWLTQQMYEHYRFSGSTGYLRSTAYPAMKEAAEFWLANLRTDPRDGLLVVTPSYSPEHGDFTAGAAMSQQIVHDLLTNTLEAARTLGDAPAFRSRLRTTLDRLDPGLRIGSWGQLQEWKTDRDDPADDHRHVSHLFALHPGRQIEPGSNWAEAAKVSLGARGDGGTGWSKAWKINFWARLRDGDHSHKMLAEQLKSSTLPNLWDTHPPFQIDGNFGATSGIAEMLLQSQYDVIEILPALPAGWPEGSVRGLRARGGFTVDIEWSDGQARRVVITAGRSREVTVRSSLWPSGERTFKARAGGRYTLVAEG, from the coding sequence GTGCTCTGGTATCGGGCCCCCGCCGCCGACTGGGAACGCGAGTCACTGCCCATCGGCGGTGGCGCCCTGGGCGCGAGCGTCCACGGAACGCTCGCTTCGGAACGGCTCACCTTCAACGAGAAGACGCTGTGGACCGGCGGCCCCGGCTCCGCCCAGGGCTACGACTTCGGGAACTGGACCGCCCCCAGACCGGGCGCCCTCACCGCAGTGCAGCAACGCCTCGACAGCGAGGGTGCGATCGATCCGGACTCGGTCGCCGCGGAGCTCGGCCAGGCACGCCGCGGCTACGGCGCCTACCAGGTCTTCGGCGACCTGCTGCTCGATCTGCCGAATGCCCCGGCCGCCCCCGACGCCTCCTACCGACGCGCCCTCGACCTGCGGACGGCGCTCGCCACCGTCACCTACACCCACCAGGACGTCCACCACACCCGGGAGTTCTTCGTCTCCCACCCCGGCAGCGTCATCGCCGGGCGGCTCGGAGCGGACCGCCCGGGACGGGTCTCCTTCACCCTGCGCTACACCTCGCCGCGCAGCGACTTCACCGCGACCGCAGCTGGAGACCGGCTGACCGTACGGGGCGCGCTGAAGGACAACGGGCTGCGCTTCGAAGCCCAGATCCGGGTCCGCACGAGTGGCGGCCGCGTCACCGCCGGGCCCGACGGCACGCTGACCGTCACCGATGCCGACAGCGCCTGGTTCGTCCTCGCCGCTGCCACCGACTACGCCGACCACTATCCGGCCTACCGGGGCGACGACCCGCACCACACGGTCACCCGCACGGTGGACGAAGCGGCCGGAACGTCGTACGAGAAGATCCGGGCCGCCCATGTACGTGACCACGGGACGCTCTTCGACCGGGTCGCCCTCGACATCGGCCAGCAGCTGCCCGACCTGCCGACCGATCAGCTGCTGGCCCGGTACACGGGCGGAACGAGCCCCGCCGACCGGGCGCTCGAAGCGCTCTTCTTCCAGTACGGCCGCTACCTGCTGATCGCTTCCTCGCGGGCCGGTTCGCTGCCCGCCAACCTCCAGGGCGTCTGGAACAACTCCACCACCCCGCCGTGGTCCGCCGACTACCACAGCAACATCAACCTCCAGATGAACTACTGGCTCGCCGAGGTCACCAACCTGGCCGAGACCACCGCACCGTACGACCGCTACATCGAGGCGATGCGCGCGCCGGGGCGCCGGACAGCGAAGGAGATGTTCGGGACGGCCGGCTGGGTGGTGCACAACGAGACCAATCCGTACGGCTTCACCGGGGTCCACGACTGGTCGACCGCCTTCTGGTTCCCCGAGGCCGCCGCCTGGCTCACCCAGCAGATGTACGAGCACTACCGGTTCAGCGGCTCCACCGGCTATCTGCGCTCCACCGCCTATCCCGCGATGAAGGAAGCCGCCGAGTTCTGGCTGGCCAATCTGCGCACCGACCCGCGCGACGGGCTGCTCGTCGTCACCCCCAGCTACTCTCCCGAGCACGGCGACTTCACCGCGGGCGCCGCGATGTCCCAGCAGATCGTCCATGATCTGCTCACCAACACCCTGGAGGCCGCCCGCACGCTCGGCGACGCCCCCGCCTTCCGCAGCCGCCTGCGGACGACCCTCGACCGGCTCGACCCCGGGCTGCGGATCGGCTCCTGGGGACAGCTCCAGGAGTGGAAGACCGACCGGGACGACCCTGCCGACGACCACCGTCATGTGTCGCACCTCTTCGCCCTCCATCCCGGGCGGCAGATCGAACCCGGCAGCAACTGGGCCGAGGCGGCCAAGGTCTCTCTCGGAGCGCGTGGCGACGGCGGCACCGGCTGGTCCAAGGCATGGAAGATCAACTTCTGGGCGCGGCTGCGCGACGGCGACCACTCCCACAAGATGCTCGCGGAACAACTGAAGAGCTCCACCCTCCCCAACCTCTGGGACACTCACCCGCCGTTCCAGATCGACGGCAACTTCGGTGCCACGTCGGGCATCGCCGAAATGCTGCTGCAGAGCCAGTACGACGTGATCGAGATCCTCCCCGCCCTCCCGGCCGGCTGGCCTGAGGGATCGGTCCGCGGGCTGCGCGCCCGCGGAGGATTCACCGTCGACATCGAATGGTCCGACGGGCAGGCCCGCCGTGTGGTGATCACGGCGGGCCGAAGCCGCGAAGTGACCGTCCGCAGCTCCCTGTGGCCGAGCGGCGAAAGAACCTTCAAGGCCCGCGCGGGCGGCCGCTACACGCTGGTGGCGGAGGGCTGA
- a CDS encoding thiolase domain-containing protein, translating into MRDVAIVAFAQTDHLRRTDELSEVEMLMPVLHQVLDATGLRARDIGFTCSGSSDYLAGRAFSFTMALDGVGAHPPISESHVEMDGAWALYEAWVKLRTGEADTALVYAYGKSSPGELRDVLTRQLDPYYVGPLWPDSVALAALQAQALIDAGEADEAALASIAARNRTAAVDNPHAQLAGSVPAGDYVVRPLRTGDCPPVGDGAAAVVLAAGDTARSLCTRPAWIRGIDHRIEAHSLGVRELTESPSARLAAERAGAFERPVDTAELHAPFTSQEVVLRKALGLDDSVRVNPSGGALAANPVMAAGLIRLGEAAARIHRGESDRALAHATSGPCLQQNLVAVLEGETTHV; encoded by the coding sequence ATGCGAGACGTAGCGATCGTCGCCTTCGCGCAGACGGACCATCTTCGGCGCACCGACGAACTCTCCGAGGTCGAAATGCTCATGCCGGTCCTGCATCAGGTCCTTGACGCGACCGGCCTCAGGGCGCGCGACATCGGCTTCACCTGCTCGGGATCCAGCGACTACCTCGCCGGCCGCGCCTTCTCCTTCACCATGGCCCTCGACGGCGTCGGCGCCCACCCGCCGATCTCCGAGTCCCATGTGGAGATGGACGGTGCCTGGGCGCTGTACGAGGCATGGGTGAAACTCCGGACCGGCGAGGCCGACACCGCCCTCGTCTACGCCTACGGGAAGTCCTCGCCCGGTGAGCTGCGCGACGTCCTCACCCGCCAGCTCGACCCGTACTACGTCGGCCCGCTCTGGCCCGACTCCGTGGCACTCGCCGCACTCCAGGCCCAGGCGCTCATCGACGCGGGCGAAGCCGACGAGGCCGCCCTCGCCTCGATCGCCGCCCGCAACCGCACCGCCGCCGTGGACAACCCGCACGCACAGCTCGCGGGCTCCGTCCCGGCCGGCGACTATGTCGTCCGGCCGTTGCGTACCGGCGACTGCCCGCCGGTCGGCGACGGCGCCGCAGCCGTGGTCCTCGCCGCCGGTGACACCGCGCGCTCTCTGTGCACCCGCCCGGCCTGGATCCGCGGCATCGACCACCGCATCGAGGCCCACAGCCTCGGAGTGCGGGAGCTGACCGAATCGCCGTCGGCCCGGCTCGCCGCCGAACGGGCCGGGGCCTTCGAACGGCCCGTCGACACAGCGGAGTTGCATGCCCCGTTCACCTCCCAGGAGGTCGTGCTGCGCAAGGCGCTCGGGCTCGATGACAGTGTCCGCGTCAACCCGTCCGGCGGTGCGCTCGCCGCCAACCCCGTCATGGCCGCCGGACTGATCCGGCTCGGCGAGGCCGCGGCCCGTATCCACCGGGGCGAGTCCGACCGGGCGCTCGCCCATGCCACATCAGGGCCCTGTCTGCAGCAGAATCTGGTCGCCGTCCTCGAAGGGGAGACCACCCATGTCTAA